From one Nonomuraea polychroma genomic stretch:
- a CDS encoding FAD-dependent oxidoreductase, translating into MDVIVVGAGVGGLAVSRVLLAAGHRVRVFEQAPSRRTGGKAVLIWSNGNAILDDLGISLDGVGARIDRIDALSSRGRLRTTMNIAHAADRYGFPTKAIPRRHLLERLADGLPADMIQYGVACRGVTQDDERVTATLADGSTVIADLLIGADGHHSVVRRTLWGEGTVQPATFGTWQGLSPIAIDITDTTRHLMISGREGACGLMPAGKGLLQWWFDVRWAPTDPRPAAPLADLRRRFGHWVSPVPEVLAAASDDDLEFFGHHWNKVRPVWGEGRITLVGDAAHTMPPTLGQGANQTLEDAWVLGRELAEGGDLVERLRAYEKARYPHINLVSRLAKRNPANWRTPPMLARLFPETMQTAMLARFSNRLTAAAQGAAAAR; encoded by the coding sequence ATGGACGTCATCGTCGTCGGTGCGGGGGTGGGCGGCCTGGCCGTCTCACGTGTCCTGCTGGCCGCCGGTCACCGCGTGCGGGTCTTCGAGCAGGCGCCGTCCCGGCGGACCGGCGGCAAAGCCGTGCTCATCTGGAGCAACGGCAACGCCATCCTGGACGACCTGGGCATCAGCCTCGACGGCGTCGGCGCGCGCATCGACCGGATCGACGCGCTGAGCTCCCGCGGCAGGCTCCGCACCACCATGAACATCGCCCACGCGGCCGACCGATACGGCTTCCCGACCAAGGCCATCCCGCGCCGCCACCTGCTGGAGCGCCTGGCTGACGGGCTACCCGCCGACATGATCCAGTACGGCGTCGCCTGCCGCGGCGTCACCCAGGACGATGAGCGGGTCACCGCCACCCTTGCCGACGGCTCCACCGTCATCGCGGACCTGCTCATCGGAGCCGACGGCCACCACTCCGTCGTACGCCGTACGCTGTGGGGCGAGGGCACCGTCCAGCCCGCCACCTTCGGCACCTGGCAGGGCCTCAGCCCGATCGCCATCGACATCACCGACACCACCCGCCACCTCATGATCAGCGGACGGGAGGGTGCCTGTGGCCTCATGCCCGCCGGGAAGGGCCTGCTGCAGTGGTGGTTCGACGTGCGCTGGGCCCCCACCGACCCGCGCCCCGCCGCGCCGCTGGCCGACCTGCGGCGCCGCTTCGGCCACTGGGTCTCCCCCGTCCCCGAGGTGCTCGCCGCCGCCTCCGATGACGACCTGGAGTTCTTCGGTCACCACTGGAACAAGGTCCGCCCAGTGTGGGGGGAGGGCCGCATCACCCTGGTCGGCGACGCCGCCCACACCATGCCGCCCACCCTCGGGCAAGGCGCCAACCAGACCCTCGAAGACGCCTGGGTCCTCGGCCGCGAGCTCGCCGAAGGCGGCGATCTCGTGGAACGGCTACGCGCCTACGAGAAGGCCCGCTATCCGCACATCAACCTGGTCTCCCGGCTGGCCAAGCGCAATCCCGCCAACTGGCGCACACCGCCGATGCTCGCCCGGCTGTTCCCGGAAACGATGCAGACCGCCATGCTCGCCCGCTTCAGCAACCGCCTCACCGCCGCTGCCCAAGGTGCGGCAGCCGCTCGCTGA
- a CDS encoding TetR/AcrR family transcriptional regulator, with protein sequence MSKQNVSFRVVSVPRPTTRPNVDRRRDSSRRATLSAVLDLCVERGYAAVTVDAIAARAGVSKATIYRWWPSKGAIVLEAIDDAAPIPQTFPHTDDLAADLHAWLTGILDVFRDPYLGPAFTGALAESQLDADLARQLRERLIDHRVSQFNERMTAARENGQLDSDADLEVALDVLLSPVYRRHVLHYPLPDHAYLDRLIKHALRALGGTGDSA encoded by the coding sequence ATGTCAAAACAAAACGTTTCGTTTAGAGTGGTGAGCGTGCCCCGACCGACGACACGCCCAAACGTGGACCGTCGCCGCGACAGTAGTCGCAGGGCGACGCTCTCGGCGGTCCTGGACCTCTGTGTGGAACGCGGGTACGCGGCGGTGACTGTGGACGCCATCGCCGCCCGGGCCGGGGTGAGCAAAGCGACCATCTACCGGTGGTGGCCGTCAAAGGGAGCGATCGTCCTGGAGGCGATCGACGACGCCGCGCCGATCCCCCAGACGTTTCCCCACACCGACGACCTCGCAGCCGATCTGCACGCCTGGCTCACCGGCATCCTCGACGTCTTCCGCGACCCGTATCTCGGCCCGGCCTTCACCGGGGCGCTCGCCGAAAGCCAGCTCGACGCCGATCTCGCGCGCCAGCTCCGTGAGCGACTGATCGACCACCGGGTCAGCCAGTTCAACGAACGCATGACGGCGGCACGAGAGAACGGGCAACTCGACAGCGACGCCGACCTCGAAGTGGCGCTGGACGTGCTGTTGTCCCCCGTCTACCGACGGCACGTGCTTCACTACCCGCTGCCCGACCACGCCTACCTGGACAGGCTCATCAAACACGCGTTGCGTGCCCTGGGCGGCACCGGCGACAGTGCGTGA